From a single Halobellus ruber genomic region:
- a CDS encoding 50S ribosomal protein L14 has product MEALKADVTKGLERGSLITCADNTGARQLKVISVKGSGGTKNRHPKAGIGDQITVSVTKGTPEMRRQVLQAVVVRQRKPIRRPDGTRVKFEDNAGVIIDEMEEPRGTEIKGPVAREVAERFGSIASTATMIV; this is encoded by the coding sequence ATGGAGGCACTCAAAGCCGACGTCACGAAGGGCCTCGAACGGGGCTCGCTCATCACCTGCGCGGACAACACTGGCGCACGCCAGTTGAAGGTAATCAGCGTGAAGGGCTCCGGCGGAACCAAGAACCGACACCCCAAAGCGGGCATCGGCGACCAGATCACCGTCTCGGTGACCAAAGGGACGCCCGAGATGCGCCGCCAGGTGCTCCAGGCCGTCGTCGTCCGCCAGCGGAAGCCGATCCGCCGGCCGGACGGGACGCGCGTGAAGTTCGAGGACAACGCCGGCGTCATCATCGACGAGATGGAGGAGCCGCGCGGGACCGAGATCAAGGGCCCCGTCGCGCGTGAGGTTGCAGAGCGCTTCGGGAGCATCGCATCCACGGCGACGATGATCGTATAG
- a CDS encoding 30S ribosomal protein S4e: MTRHQKRLSAPNAWPVERKTATFTVKAGAGPHGEAGVPLVVLLRDVLGYVDSTKEARYALNEGSVLVNGDAVSDEQRPVGMFDILAFTEREEYYRVFPQEGGRLALTPIDAEAAGSRLGKIVGKRQVAGGATQLTLHDGENVRLEDADVDYDTKDSLVVDNDSGEIVAHFPYEEGALVTAVDGSHSGDIGRIDEITVTAGSGDNTVTVDTDDGAFETIEEYVVVIDEQFVDGEEADEASADADEAESADGGDDE, from the coding sequence ATGACCCGACATCAGAAGCGACTCTCGGCACCGAACGCCTGGCCCGTCGAGCGGAAGACGGCCACGTTCACCGTCAAGGCCGGCGCGGGCCCGCACGGGGAGGCAGGGGTTCCCCTGGTCGTCCTGCTGCGGGACGTGCTCGGCTACGTCGACTCGACGAAGGAGGCGCGCTACGCCCTCAACGAGGGGTCGGTCCTCGTCAACGGCGACGCCGTCTCCGACGAGCAGCGCCCGGTGGGGATGTTCGACATCCTCGCGTTCACCGAGCGCGAAGAGTACTACCGCGTCTTCCCCCAGGAGGGCGGCCGCCTGGCACTGACGCCGATCGACGCCGAGGCCGCGGGCAGCCGCCTCGGGAAGATCGTCGGCAAACGGCAGGTCGCCGGCGGCGCCACCCAGTTGACGCTGCACGACGGCGAGAACGTCCGGCTCGAGGACGCCGACGTCGACTACGACACGAAGGACTCGCTGGTCGTCGACAACGATTCCGGCGAGATCGTCGCGCACTTCCCCTACGAGGAGGGTGCCTTAGTGACCGCGGTCGACGGGTCGCACTCGGGGGACATCGGCCGGATCGACGAGATCACCGTCACCGCCGGTAGCGGCGACAACACCGTCACCGTCGACACGGACGACGGCGCCTTCGAGACGATCGAGGAGTACGTCGTGGTCATCGACGAGCAGTTCGTCGACGGCGAGGAAGCGGACGAGGCGTCCGCTGACGCGGACGAAGCAGAGTCCGCCGACGGAGGTGACGACGAATGA
- a CDS encoding 30S ribosomal protein S17 gives MAIGLNVEEPEEPCSDANCPFHGTLSVRGQTLEGTVASTDMEKTVVVEREYDVHVPKYDRYMKRRSRIPAHAPPCVDLAEGDTVRIAETRPLSKTKAHVVVETLGGDA, from the coding sequence ATGGCGATAGGACTGAACGTAGAAGAACCGGAGGAGCCGTGCTCCGACGCGAACTGTCCGTTCCACGGGACGCTTTCCGTGCGCGGACAGACGCTCGAAGGAACGGTGGCCTCCACAGATATGGAGAAAACCGTCGTTGTGGAGCGTGAATACGACGTTCACGTGCCCAAGTACGACCGCTACATGAAGCGGCGTAGTCGCATTCCGGCCCACGCACCACCGTGTGTGGACCTCGCGGAGGGCGACACGGTACGCATCGCGGAGACCCGACCGCTGTCGAAGACCAAGGCGCACGTCGTGGTCGAGACCCTCGGAGGTGACGCGTGA
- a CDS encoding ribonuclease P protein component 1 — translation MALTPETLTRHELNGLRVAVVDAPNPDLVGTAGRVVGETMRTLRVAVEPSAPGDGASDASVAASRVKQVPKRGSTFEFELPPGDDPECTDEAADVAKASGTASELRSETASGLDAGQSGRCQGAAYVTVDGTRLLSRPALRTEKRGDSLWR, via the coding sequence ATGGCACTGACACCCGAGACACTCACGCGACACGAACTCAACGGCCTCCGCGTGGCCGTCGTCGACGCGCCCAACCCCGACCTCGTCGGGACCGCTGGCCGCGTCGTCGGCGAGACGATGCGGACGCTGCGTGTCGCCGTCGAACCCAGCGCTCCGGGCGACGGAGCGAGCGACGCGTCCGTCGCGGCGTCCCGGGTGAAGCAGGTGCCCAAGCGGGGCTCGACGTTCGAGTTCGAGCTCCCACCGGGCGACGACCCCGAGTGCACAGATGAAGCCGCCGACGTTGCGAAGGCGTCGGGGACCGCGTCCGAACTTCGGTCGGAAACTGCCAGCGGATTGGACGCTGGTCAGTCTGGCCGTTGCCAGGGCGCGGCCTACGTTACGGTGGATGGCACACGGTTGCTCTCACGACCCGCACTGCGGACCGAGAAGCGAGGAGATTCACTATGGCGATAG
- the rplX gene encoding 50S ribosomal protein L24 yields MSEQPRKQRNQKRNAPLHERQNEVRATLSEDLREEYGQRNVRVNAGDTVEVLRGDDAGTEAEVLTVDLRDTVVHVEDVTVEKADGEEVPRPLDASNLRVTDLDLEDDRRKERLEEDTE; encoded by the coding sequence ATGAGTGAACAACCACGCAAACAGCGAAACCAGAAACGAAACGCGCCGCTGCACGAGCGGCAGAACGAGGTCCGTGCGACCCTCTCGGAGGACCTCCGCGAGGAGTACGGCCAGCGGAACGTCCGGGTCAACGCCGGGGACACCGTCGAGGTGCTCCGCGGCGACGACGCCGGCACCGAGGCCGAGGTTCTCACGGTCGACCTCCGGGATACGGTTGTTCACGTCGAGGACGTGACCGTCGAGAAGGCCGACGGGGAGGAGGTCCCCCGGCCGCTCGACGCGTCGAACCTCCGCGTGACGGATCTGGACCTCGAGGACGACCGCCGCAAGGAGCGGCTCGAGGAGGACACCGAATGA
- the rpmC gene encoding 50S ribosomal protein L29 yields the protein MAILYPEEIRDMTAAEREAELEELETELLNARAVQAAGGAPENPGRVGELKRTIARIKTIQQEEGDLDEN from the coding sequence ATGGCGATTCTCTACCCCGAGGAGATCCGTGATATGACCGCCGCCGAGCGGGAGGCCGAACTCGAGGAGCTCGAGACGGAACTCCTGAACGCGCGGGCGGTCCAGGCCGCCGGTGGCGCGCCGGAGAACCCCGGCCGCGTCGGCGAGCTGAAACGGACGATCGCGCGGATCAAGACGATCCAGCAGGAAGAAGGCGACCTCGACGAGAACTAA